A section of the Papaver somniferum cultivar HN1 unplaced genomic scaffold, ASM357369v1 unplaced-scaffold_32, whole genome shotgun sequence genome encodes:
- the LOC113341871 gene encoding uncharacterized protein LOC113341871, with amino-acid sequence MIHVAVQCDPSQPELLLSCMYGYCDYSKKKAQWDFIKDIGQNISQPCVLIGDLNFHILYSSSGDGFVNYIIQEVGMQDLSFIGREHTWSNNNLGTGKKRSRLDMAFTNGAWSLHFQDFKLLHLTQNGSDHCPVMLVTDYSHPKLWKPFKFFQTWLQDRTCAAEIAKAWEKSVQGSPGYKLIKRLQFTRITLSKWNKTHFGNIDQNVDNLQQKLSAIQALPFSPDNTSKALEVSQELDKWHKIQHDFYRQKSRDDFVKDMDYNTKYFHTLTKRKRARNNIDSLKIEDGTWLQSRDDISNLLTQHFKNISTSQNTTIEEQYYAHIPTHYRGR; translated from the coding sequence ATGATTCATGTTGCAGTTCAATGTGATCCTAGTCAACCTGAATTGTTACTATCCTGTATGTATGGGTACTGTGATTATTCTAAGAAAAAAGCTCAATGGGATTTTATCAAAGATATTGGACAGAACATTTCTCAACCCTGTGTTCTTATTGGTGATCTTAATTTCCATATACTATATTCTTCTTCAGGTGATGGCTTTGTTAATTATATCATTCAGGAAGTGGGAATGCAAGATTTGAGTTTTATAGGCAGAGAGCATACTTGGTCAAATAATAACTTGGGAACTGGGAAAAAGAGATCAAGACTAGATATGGCTTTTACAAATGGTGCTTGGAGTCTACACTTTCAAGACTTTAAACTACTTCATTTAACTCAAAACGGAAGTGATCACTGCCCTGTGATGTTAGTGACTGATTACTCTCATCCAAAACTTTGGAAGCCCTTTAAATTCTTTCAGACTTGGCTTCAAGATAGAACTTGTGCAGCTGAAATTGCTAAGGCTTGGGAAAAATCAGTTCAAGGCTCTCCAGGATACAAGCTCATTAAAAGACTTCAATTCACCAGGATTACTTTATCtaaatggaacaaaactcattttGGAAATATTGATCAGAATGTGGATAATCTCCAACAAAAGCTATCTGCAATACAAGCTTTGCCTTTTTCTCCAGATAATACTTCAAAAGCTTTAGAAGTCAGTCAAGAGTTGGATAAGTGGCACAAGATACAACATGATTTCTACAGGCAAAAGTCTAGAGACGACTTTGTAAAAGATATGGATTACAATACTAAGTATTTCCATACTTTAACAAAGAGGAAGAGAGCTAGAAATAACATTGATTCTTTAAAAATAGAAGATGGAACTTGGTTACAATCCAGAGATGATATTTCTAATTTGCTTACTCAGCACTTTAAGAATATAAGTACTTCTCAAAATACTACAATTGAAGAACAATATTATGCTCATATTCCTACTCATTACAGAGGAAGATAA